In Pseudomonadales bacterium, a single window of DNA contains:
- a CDS encoding CRISPR-associated protein Csm4 → MKNAKSFARNSGYTSGVPFLVVSDAFPAGFLPRPCVPLAQLGLDLEKLEKRKQIKARVWVPLESLVNSLPEWGSAARTDKELCEINGFERKGVLHQHNSLNRLTMTTGKGAGFAPFSMQMHWYGETTSLDVYLLLDETRIGMEEIRIALVDVGTIGYGKEASTGAGRFDVLECTKWQPPTSANASNALLTLGPCAPQGGNWNTERCWYRTFVRFGRHGDVGVHGNAFKNPVLLADTAAIMTPADGSLPLWIGRGLGGVSHNLPATVQQGYAPVFPVQLGEQEAA, encoded by the coding sequence ATGAAAAACGCAAAGAGTTTTGCAAGAAACTCAGGCTATACCAGCGGCGTGCCTTTCCTGGTGGTTTCTGACGCGTTTCCTGCTGGGTTCCTGCCACGTCCTTGTGTGCCGCTGGCGCAGCTGGGACTGGACCTTGAAAAACTCGAAAAACGCAAACAGATCAAGGCGCGGGTCTGGGTTCCTCTGGAATCGTTGGTCAATTCCTTGCCCGAATGGGGCAGTGCTGCTCGCACCGATAAGGAGCTCTGCGAGATCAACGGATTTGAGCGAAAGGGCGTATTGCATCAGCACAACAGCCTGAACCGGCTCACCATGACCACCGGTAAGGGAGCGGGTTTTGCGCCTTTTTCTATGCAGATGCACTGGTATGGCGAAACGACTTCGCTCGATGTGTACCTGTTGCTCGATGAAACGCGTATTGGCATGGAAGAGATACGGATCGCTCTGGTGGATGTGGGCACGATCGGTTACGGAAAGGAAGCCAGTACCGGCGCTGGGCGCTTCGACGTTCTCGAGTGTACGAAATGGCAACCACCAACGAGTGCCAACGCTTCCAACGCCTTGCTGACATTGGGTCCATGTGCACCACAGGGCGGTAACTGGAACACCGAGCGTTGCTGGTATCGGACGTTTGTTCGCTTCGGCAGGCACGGTGATGTGGGTGTGCATGGCAATGCGTTCAAGAACCCGGTGCTGCTCGCAGATACGGCAGCAATCATGACTCCCGCTGACGGTTCGCTGCCGTTGTGGATCGGGCGTGGCCTGGGCGGGGTTTCGCATAATCTGCCGGCTACGGTGCAGCAGGGTTATGCCCCGGTGTTTCCGGTTCAGCTCGGGGAGCAGGAGGCGGCATGA
- a CDS encoding TIGR02584 family CRISPR-associated protein, protein MMRIEGEFPRRILLCACGITPQVVTESLYCLRVAAEERFAVNEVHIVTTARGREVAEASLLVAGHFAQLCRDYDFEDIRFDASHIEVIRDPLGGELDDIRSPEENAAAADCITELIRRLSGDESAALHVSLAGGRKTMSYYAGYALSLFGRPQDRLSHVLVKEEYEAEPEFFYPTPDSRAIRSRSGRHLDASRATLTLANIPFVRLRDTLPAHILSQQTSFNEAVRRSNLDQAPESVVLNLHQRTLHVAGELVPLSVKELAFYSAFARECQEDDADFEGGECNMQLTRAIVEELVKILCGCEPDDSLDALFDMLEDTELDPRTLQALRAGIGVLYLRPILAVIRGKLVEAIGERLATRYEVALRARVGTGSQKIPLYGLRLPAGAIRFIS, encoded by the coding sequence ATGATGCGCATTGAGGGTGAATTTCCACGCCGAATACTCCTGTGCGCCTGCGGCATAACCCCGCAGGTGGTAACGGAAAGCCTGTACTGCCTGCGTGTCGCTGCCGAAGAGCGTTTTGCAGTCAACGAAGTGCATATCGTCACCACGGCCAGGGGGCGCGAGGTGGCAGAGGCGTCGCTATTGGTGGCGGGGCATTTCGCACAGCTTTGCAGGGATTACGACTTTGAAGATATCCGTTTCGATGCGTCACACATCGAAGTGATTCGTGATCCACTGGGTGGCGAACTCGATGATATTCGTAGCCCCGAAGAAAATGCGGCAGCGGCAGATTGCATCACGGAACTGATACGCCGCCTGAGCGGTGACGAAAGTGCCGCCTTGCACGTTTCCCTGGCCGGTGGGCGCAAGACGATGAGCTATTACGCTGGCTACGCTCTATCGCTTTTTGGTCGTCCTCAGGATCGACTCTCGCATGTACTGGTGAAGGAAGAATACGAAGCAGAGCCGGAGTTTTTCTATCCGACGCCGGATTCGCGTGCGATACGCTCCAGGAGCGGTAGGCACCTCGATGCTTCGCGTGCCACGCTCACCCTGGCGAACATACCGTTCGTGCGTCTGCGTGATACGCTGCCTGCGCATATCCTGTCGCAACAAACCAGTTTCAATGAGGCAGTGCGCCGTTCCAACCTGGATCAGGCCCCCGAATCCGTGGTGCTGAATTTGCACCAGCGCACTCTGCATGTGGCGGGAGAACTCGTGCCGCTGTCGGTGAAGGAACTTGCCTTCTACAGCGCTTTTGCGCGGGAATGCCAGGAAGATGATGCCGACTTCGAGGGCGGTGAGTGCAATATGCAGCTCACGCGAGCAATCGTTGAGGAACTGGTCAAAATCCTGTGCGGTTGCGAACCGGATGACAGTCTGGATGCGCTGTTCGATATGCTCGAAGATACGGAACTGGACCCACGCACCTTGCAGGCGTTGCGAGCAGGTATTGGCGTTCTTTACCTGCGGCCGATCCTGGCCGTCATTCGCGGCAAACTGGTAGAGGCGATTGGCGAACGTCTTGCGACGCGCTATGAAGTGGCTCTGCGCGCTCGTGTGGGAACAGGTTCACAAAAAATCCCGCTGTACGGTTTGCGTTTGCCTGCAGGTGCCATTCGTTTTATTTCGTGA
- a CDS encoding CRISPR-associated endonuclease Cas2, which produces MTHRRLFLVAYDVRHPGRLQRTLRVVKDYACGGQKSAYECYLTDAERSRMLLRVEFELDLNEDRFMVVPLRAGGAVHCLGTAVPARDAGFVYIG; this is translated from the coding sequence ATGACCCACCGCAGATTGTTTCTGGTTGCCTACGACGTGCGCCATCCCGGAAGGTTGCAGCGGACTTTGCGTGTCGTGAAGGACTACGCCTGTGGCGGCCAGAAGTCTGCGTATGAATGCTATCTCACGGATGCCGAGCGCAGCCGTATGTTGCTGCGCGTTGAATTCGAACTCGATCTGAACGAAGACCGCTTCATGGTAGTGCCCCTGCGCGCAGGTGGAGCCGTTCATTGTCTGGGAACGGCGGTTCCCGCGCGTGATGCCGGTTTTGTCTATATCGGGTGA
- a CDS encoding transposase has product MNATRRDLILQRWHVIQHEVLPELKQDLGQTTPKLERLIHLLEWVRIEEFVASSWCGVGRRPHDRAWLANAFVAKAALGLTTTAALIERLMIDRALRRICGFPLYRKLPSEATFSRAFEEFATTKLAERVHETLIKTHLGDQLIGHISRDGTAIKARERPVRGTTATATNSMSGHTPCTKRGGPRRDEKCTVVTRSPIERQRGQCLAEMLAEIPTACDRGTKSNAQGYKVSWNGYKLHLDTADCGVPISALLSAASMHDSRAAIPLSLISAERVTNLYDVMDAAYCSLDLHEHCRSLNHVPLIDHNPRGGLKESFDPADAVRYNERTVAERSNARLKDEFGGNQVRVQGAAKVMSHLMFGVLVLSADQLMRLLL; this is encoded by the coding sequence ATGAATGCTACCCGTCGAGACCTGATCCTGCAACGCTGGCATGTCATCCAGCACGAGGTGCTTCCCGAATTGAAGCAAGACCTCGGCCAGACGACGCCGAAGCTCGAGCGATTGATCCACCTGCTGGAGTGGGTGCGGATCGAGGAATTCGTTGCCTCGTCCTGGTGCGGCGTCGGACGCCGTCCACACGATCGGGCGTGGCTCGCGAATGCCTTCGTGGCCAAGGCGGCGCTGGGGTTGACCACGACTGCGGCGCTGATCGAGCGATTGATGATCGATCGGGCTCTGCGGCGGATTTGCGGATTCCCGCTGTACCGCAAGTTGCCATCGGAAGCCACGTTTTCGCGGGCCTTCGAGGAGTTTGCGACCACGAAGTTGGCCGAGCGTGTGCATGAGACGTTGATCAAGACGCATCTCGGTGATCAGCTGATCGGTCACATCAGCCGCGACGGCACGGCGATCAAGGCGCGCGAGCGACCGGTGCGCGGTACGACGGCAACGGCGACCAATTCGATGTCGGGGCATACACCGTGCACGAAACGGGGTGGGCCACGGCGTGATGAAAAGTGCACGGTGGTCACGCGCTCGCCGATCGAGCGCCAACGCGGACAGTGCCTGGCTGAGATGCTGGCGGAGATTCCGACCGCCTGTGATCGCGGCACGAAGTCCAATGCGCAGGGCTACAAGGTCAGCTGGAACGGCTACAAGCTGCATCTCGACACCGCCGACTGTGGGGTGCCGATATCGGCGCTGCTGTCCGCGGCCTCGATGCACGACAGCCGCGCCGCGATCCCGTTGTCGCTGATCAGCGCCGAGCGCGTGACCAATCTCTACGATGTGATGGACGCCGCCTACTGCAGCCTCGATCTGCACGAGCACTGTCGTAGCCTGAACCACGTACCGCTGATCGATCACAATCCACGTGGCGGACTCAAGGAGTCGTTCGATCCGGCGGACGCCGTGCGCTACAACGAGCGCACCGTCGCCGAGCGCAGCAACGCGCGGCTCAAGGACGAGTTCGGCGGCAATCAGGTGCGCGTGCAGGGCGCCGCCAAGGTGATGAGCCATTTGATGTTCGGTGTGCTGGTGCTCAGTGCCGATCAGTTGATGCGGCTGCTCTTGTAG
- the cas1 gene encoding CRISPR-associated endonuclease Cas1, with product MESLFIDRRGVSLDVEGQVLLVRHPDERKPASFPLQNVERVVIASKAQLSSSVIQACTRAGVSLLLLNPRAIDLCAVTMPWRHGNAARRVAQYRLNGTAEFCLDASRALVRSKLLSQIRTLRRMLRHYPGQRFVITRAQERIGDSIPRALQATDISTLRGIEGAAARSYFLALSSCTPTGLNFSGRNRRPPRDPVNATLSLSYVILHADAVRALCAAGLDPMLGFFHELSYNRESLACDLVELFRTHVDYWALGLFRRQVLRVEHFSHPNDGTRDVACLMGKAGRANYYPEWDRMARGWRLSMRKIATRWARTVLPANEQREE from the coding sequence ATGGAAAGCCTGTTCATCGATCGGCGTGGCGTAAGTCTGGATGTGGAGGGCCAGGTGCTGCTGGTTCGACATCCGGACGAACGGAAACCGGCGAGTTTTCCGCTGCAGAATGTCGAGCGCGTGGTGATCGCGAGCAAGGCGCAACTGTCCAGCTCGGTAATCCAGGCCTGTACCCGTGCGGGTGTTTCCCTGCTTTTGCTGAATCCGCGTGCAATAGACCTTTGTGCAGTCACCATGCCCTGGCGTCACGGCAACGCAGCGCGCCGGGTTGCCCAGTATCGTTTGAACGGGACTGCCGAGTTCTGTCTCGATGCCAGCCGCGCTCTGGTTCGTTCGAAATTGTTGTCCCAGATCCGTACCCTGCGGCGCATGTTGCGTCATTACCCGGGGCAGCGTTTCGTCATTACGCGTGCGCAGGAACGCATTGGCGACTCGATACCTCGTGCGCTTCAAGCAACAGACATCTCAACGCTGCGTGGTATCGAAGGTGCTGCCGCACGCAGCTATTTTCTGGCTTTGTCCAGTTGTACGCCTACAGGGCTGAATTTCAGCGGACGCAATCGACGCCCACCCCGCGACCCCGTCAACGCGACCCTGTCATTGAGTTACGTGATTCTGCACGCTGATGCGGTAAGGGCCTTGTGTGCTGCGGGTCTCGATCCGATGCTCGGCTTCTTTCACGAACTGAGCTACAACCGCGAGTCGCTTGCCTGCGATCTGGTCGAACTGTTCCGCACTCACGTGGATTACTGGGCACTTGGCCTTTTTCGTCGACAAGTGCTGCGGGTCGAACATTTTTCACACCCGAATGATGGCACACGGGATGTTGCCTGCCTGATGGGCAAGGCAGGCCGAGCCAATTACTACCCCGAGTGGGACCGAATGGCGCGTGGTTGGCGGCTGTCGATGAGAAAGATCGCAACTCGCTGGGCTCGCACCGTGCTTCCTGCCAACGAACAGCGGGAGGAATAG
- a CDS encoding CRISPR-associated endonuclease Cas1 has protein sequence MDPVTVVIDAAALESMRIDGRSLVVKGRGRSAQRIPLHKVLRIDITGCPTHAFDCLVELASKSIPITVFATNGRLRAQMFNPLPSPKPLAHWIGDMVGNGQEARSYRAWREHHLRRLLRASGLHGGRLSTQCHEHDRLLDIMVEKSGLRSAYVAYVQDQEPMLLARIGEHLLRCGLTPGGPAYQQLATDLELLSQRWLCTKAIDWLGRLGNAKQVQLFERFLRAIGSNGLDDWLGLMLERLNEAAVACALHRDGVD, from the coding sequence ATGGACCCGGTCACCGTCGTCATTGATGCTGCCGCGCTCGAGAGCATGCGGATCGACGGGCGTTCGTTGGTCGTGAAGGGACGGGGGCGTAGTGCGCAGCGCATTCCATTGCACAAAGTGCTGCGGATCGATATCACGGGATGCCCGACACATGCCTTTGATTGTCTGGTCGAACTGGCCAGCAAATCCATTCCGATTACGGTGTTTGCCACCAACGGCAGGCTTCGTGCCCAGATGTTCAATCCGCTGCCAAGTCCAAAGCCACTGGCGCACTGGATTGGCGATATGGTTGGCAACGGGCAGGAAGCCCGGTCGTATCGTGCCTGGCGGGAACATCATTTGCGCCGCCTGTTGCGCGCCTCGGGGTTACATGGGGGCAGACTGAGTACACAGTGCCATGAACACGACCGACTGCTGGACATCATGGTAGAGAAGAGTGGTCTGCGTTCCGCCTATGTGGCTTATGTTCAGGATCAGGAACCGATGTTACTCGCCCGCATTGGTGAACACCTGTTGCGTTGCGGGCTTACCCCAGGCGGGCCTGCGTACCAGCAGCTTGCCACTGACCTGGAGCTTCTTTCGCAACGCTGGTTGTGCACCAAAGCCATCGACTGGCTGGGGCGCTTGGGGAATGCGAAGCAGGTGCAACTTTTCGAGCGATTCCTGCGGGCAATAGGTTCCAATGGGCTCGATGACTGGTTGGGTCTGATGCTCGAACGGCTGAACGAGGCAGCCGTTGCCTGTGCGTTGCACCGTGACGGGGTGGATTGA
- the cas6 gene encoding CRISPR system precrRNA processing endoribonuclease RAMP protein Cas6 — translation MNLTEFPVARYRLECVAETQHRLPFYSGSMLRGVFGHALRRTVCMTGQRECTGCPLVATCPYTQVFEPTAAPDVPRHATLVPYVVEPPPLGRAVVEAGEHFQFHMVLFGAALGQLPLVIFAWQRALSRGVSRQRSQSQLLRVVLEDPVDGDLTVYGDGLARVLDHSQCVQIPSVLPASSELSLVFSTPTRLQHRGEPVRPSGFRARDLLETLARRIQRAGQFAGLSDGLPDPHQIGRAADEVTVEHTLHWTDWQRWSSRQRQEMHLGGLTGECVLRGDLAPFAKLLYLGQWLHLGKNTTFGMGRYEWMAEGVESRYEPPNAEPAGSHIRALQHL, via the coding sequence ATGAACCTCACCGAATTCCCCGTCGCACGTTATCGCCTGGAGTGTGTGGCCGAAACGCAACACCGGTTGCCGTTCTACAGCGGTTCGATGCTGCGTGGCGTCTTCGGCCACGCGCTGCGCCGTACCGTCTGCATGACAGGGCAGCGTGAGTGCACCGGTTGTCCACTGGTGGCCACTTGCCCCTACACGCAGGTATTCGAGCCGACCGCGGCGCCTGACGTGCCACGTCATGCGACGCTGGTGCCTTATGTCGTCGAGCCGCCACCACTGGGTCGTGCAGTGGTCGAAGCGGGTGAGCATTTTCAATTTCACATGGTGCTCTTTGGCGCAGCACTCGGACAGTTGCCGTTGGTGATCTTTGCCTGGCAGCGTGCGCTCTCACGTGGCGTGAGCCGCCAGCGCAGCCAGTCGCAGCTGCTGCGTGTCGTACTCGAGGATCCGGTTGACGGAGATCTGACCGTGTATGGAGATGGGCTGGCGCGCGTGCTCGATCATTCACAGTGCGTGCAGATACCGTCTGTGTTGCCAGCGAGCAGCGAACTGAGCCTGGTGTTCAGCACCCCGACGCGACTGCAGCATCGGGGTGAACCGGTTCGTCCGTCGGGTTTTCGTGCGCGCGACCTTCTGGAAACACTGGCAAGACGGATTCAAAGGGCAGGACAGTTCGCCGGGTTGAGTGATGGCTTGCCAGATCCGCACCAGATTGGCAGAGCCGCTGATGAAGTGACGGTCGAGCACACGCTGCACTGGACCGACTGGCAGCGCTGGTCTTCGCGCCAACGTCAGGAAATGCACCTTGGTGGACTGACCGGCGAGTGCGTGTTGCGCGGCGACCTCGCACCGTTTGCCAAACTGCTCTACCTCGGGCAGTGGCTGCACCTGGGCAAGAACACGACGTTCGGCATGGGGCGGTACGAATGGATGGCCGAAGGCGTCGAAAGCCGGTATGAACCACCGAATGCAGAACCTGCAGGCTCGCACATCCGTGCGTTGCAGCACTTGTAA
- the cas2 gene encoding CRISPR-associated endonuclease Cas2: MSESPMLLCYDIRNPRRLVRVYRRARRFGLALQYSVFYLELSESRLNDLLDQIHSVIDETEDDVRVYRISGLQAVQQIGRSIFPDGVLVTGSRGGAMGMGQGK, from the coding sequence ATGAGCGAGTCACCGATGCTGCTTTGTTACGACATCCGGAATCCTCGTCGCCTGGTTCGCGTTTATCGCCGTGCCCGACGGTTTGGGCTCGCGCTTCAGTATTCGGTGTTCTATCTTGAGTTGAGCGAATCACGGCTGAATGACTTGCTGGATCAGATACATTCGGTGATCGATGAGACCGAAGATGATGTGCGTGTCTACCGGATCAGCGGGCTCCAGGCTGTTCAACAGATCGGGCGCAGCATCTTCCCGGATGGTGTGCTCGTCACGGGTTCGCGTGGCGGCGCGATGGGCATGGGGCAGGGCAAATGA